One Flagellimonas sp. CMM7 genomic region harbors:
- the lgt gene encoding prolipoprotein diacylglyceryl transferase, with amino-acid sequence MYFLGFNWNPDGTLFKLGFIQIKYYNLLWIAAFVVGWYIMKRIFLNEKKSMEKLDSLFIHGVVSIMLGARLGHVFFYDWDYYKDHLLEILLPIRESANKSLFGFINGYEFTGFTGLASHGATIAAIIGVWLYCRKWKDIKMLWLLDRMVVATAIGAGFVRLGNFFNSEINGKIVDKSFALATRFIRDSDDMPAYKAMSITKEKTASAAYKAIENNPEFSSVLESIPYRHPAQLYEGVCYLFVFAALYFLYWKTDKKDKTGYLFGFFMVGLWTIRFFVEYFKKSQGGFEESLGLLSTGQWLSIPMILVGIYFMFRPGSTKTAT; translated from the coding sequence ATGTATTTCCTAGGCTTTAATTGGAATCCAGATGGCACCCTGTTTAAATTGGGTTTTATCCAGATTAAATATTACAACTTACTCTGGATTGCAGCTTTTGTTGTGGGGTGGTATATCATGAAGCGAATCTTCCTGAACGAAAAAAAATCGATGGAAAAATTGGATTCCCTTTTTATCCATGGCGTGGTATCCATAATGTTAGGAGCGCGCTTGGGACATGTCTTTTTTTATGACTGGGACTATTACAAAGACCATTTGTTGGAAATCCTATTACCCATTAGAGAAAGTGCAAACAAGTCCTTGTTTGGGTTTATAAACGGTTACGAATTCACAGGTTTTACTGGATTGGCAAGCCACGGTGCAACCATAGCGGCCATTATTGGTGTATGGCTGTATTGCAGAAAATGGAAAGATATAAAAATGCTTTGGTTGCTTGACAGAATGGTGGTTGCTACTGCCATTGGAGCTGGTTTTGTAAGATTGGGGAATTTTTTCAATTCAGAAATAAACGGAAAAATTGTGGACAAATCTTTTGCTCTGGCCACACGTTTTATAAGAGACTCGGATGATATGCCTGCTTACAAAGCAATGTCTATCACTAAAGAAAAGACTGCAAGTGCCGCCTATAAAGCAATTGAGAACAATCCAGAATTTTCAAGTGTGTTAGAATCAATTCCATATAGACATCCGGCACAATTATATGAAGGTGTTTGCTATCTTTTTGTGTTTGCAGCATTGTATTTTTTATATTGGAAAACAGACAAAAAAGATAAGACAGGCTATCTGTTTGGTTTCTTTATGGTAGGGCTTTGGACCATTCGTTTCTTTGTGGAGTACTTCAAGAAGAGCCAAGGAGGTTTTGAGGAATCATTGGGGCTTCTTTCTACAGGACAATGGTTAAGTATTCCAATGATTCTAGTAGGAATATATTTTATGTTTAGACCAGGTTCAACCAAAACTGCTACCTAG
- a CDS encoding GNAT family N-acetyltransferase — protein sequence MSLYLLENQTSERLVFRRFIPSDFDCWMPFYENPLSTKYWDGLPTDPLVACKEQFARIFERYEMQLGGMNALILKETNQLVGMCGLLVQNVDEVEELEIGYSVLPEFWLQGFAFEAAQKCKDFAFENNFANSLISIIHVDNTPSRKVAIKNGMRLDKTTNYKDNPVHIFRVNQG from the coding sequence ATGTCACTTTACTTATTAGAAAATCAAACATCAGAACGATTAGTGTTTAGAAGGTTTATACCTTCAGATTTTGATTGTTGGATGCCTTTCTATGAAAACCCATTGTCCACTAAATATTGGGATGGGTTGCCCACTGATCCCTTAGTTGCTTGCAAAGAACAATTTGCACGAATTTTTGAGCGTTATGAAATGCAGTTGGGCGGCATGAACGCCCTTATTCTAAAAGAAACAAACCAGCTAGTTGGCATGTGTGGACTTTTAGTTCAAAATGTTGATGAAGTTGAAGAATTAGAGATAGGTTATTCTGTTTTACCTGAATTTTGGCTGCAAGGCTTTGCTTTTGAGGCTGCTCAAAAATGTAAAGACTTCGCTTTTGAAAATAACTTTGCAAACTCTTTGATATCTATAATTCATGTGGATAACACACCTTCACGAAAAGTTGCCATTAAAAATGGTATGCGTTTGGACAAAACTACCAACTACAAGGACAATCCCGTTCACATTTTTAGGGTAAATCAGGGATAA
- the mdh gene encoding malate dehydrogenase: MKVTVVGAGAVGASCAEYIAMKNFASEVVLLDIKEGYAEGKAMDLMQTASLNGFDTKITGSTSDYSKTAGSDIAVITSGIPRKPGMTREELIGINAGIVKTVSSSLLEHSPNVILIVVSNPMDTMTYLVHKTTDLPRHRIIGMGGALDSARFKYRLAEALEAPISDVDGMVIGGHSDKGMVPLIGHATRNSVKVSEFLAEDRMQQVVEDTKVGGATLTKLLGTSAWYAPGAAVSGLVQAIACDQKKMFPCSTFLEGEYGLTDICIGVPVLLGRNGIEKIVEIELGDAEKAKMQESAEGVKKTNGLLQL, translated from the coding sequence ATGAAAGTTACCGTAGTAGGAGCAGGTGCAGTTGGTGCAAGTTGTGCCGAATATATCGCAATGAAAAATTTTGCATCAGAAGTTGTCTTATTGGACATTAAGGAAGGATATGCTGAAGGAAAAGCAATGGATTTGATGCAGACAGCCTCCTTAAATGGTTTTGATACCAAAATTACTGGAAGTACAAGTGATTATTCTAAAACTGCGGGAAGTGATATAGCTGTAATTACCTCAGGTATTCCTCGTAAACCGGGAATGACGCGTGAAGAACTTATAGGTATTAATGCAGGAATTGTAAAGACGGTATCTTCCAGCCTTTTGGAACATTCTCCAAATGTTATTTTGATTGTGGTAAGTAACCCAATGGACACAATGACCTATTTGGTCCATAAAACCACAGATTTGCCAAGACATAGGATTATAGGTATGGGAGGTGCATTGGACAGTGCTCGTTTCAAGTACAGATTGGCAGAAGCCTTAGAAGCTCCAATTTCTGATGTAGATGGAATGGTAATTGGCGGTCATAGTGATAAGGGAATGGTGCCATTAATTGGGCACGCCACAAGAAATAGTGTAAAGGTTTCTGAGTTTTTGGCCGAGGACCGTATGCAACAAGTAGTTGAGGATACCAAAGTAGGAGGGGCTACACTAACAAAGTTATTGGGAACCAGTGCTTGGTATGCTCCAGGAGCTGCCGTGTCTGGATTGGTACAGGCAATTGCTTGTGACCAGAAAAAAATGTTCCCATGCTCTACATTTTTAGAAGGAGAATATGGCCTTACTGATATTTGTATCGGAGTACCAGTATTACTGGGTAGAAACGGTATTGAAAAGATTGTTGAGATTGAGTTGGGCGATGCAGAAAAAGCCAAAATGCAAGAAAGTGCCGAAGGAGTTAAAAAAACCAACGGCCTACTTCAACTGTAA
- a CDS encoding DUF6588 family protein → MKRIILLFALCSFSLGMAQSNLNDILAAGLNDAERFTSDWIAPVTEAGIYSISNGWYNSADAKPLGGFEISIIGNITGFKNKGDKKAFTLNTADYENLTFVDGSTSKEVATALGDIEGVDVAINATIEGQQVSTEFELPSGLSSEDLNFVPSGYIQASVGLIKGTEVKARFLPKIKTDDVSIGLYGFGIQHDFTKHLPADKLLPVAISAVIGYTNLSGEYDFTDTGAVSGENQRIDAQFSSWNFSAVVSTRLPVINFYGGLNYITGKSDIDILGRYEIETTIGAPIVYNDPFAINNKVSGASANIGTKLKLGFFRINADYNIAEFSTFTFGVNFGFR, encoded by the coding sequence ATGAAAAGAATAATTTTATTGTTCGCATTATGTAGTTTTTCCTTAGGAATGGCGCAATCCAATCTAAACGACATTTTAGCCGCAGGGCTAAATGATGCAGAAAGGTTTACCTCCGACTGGATAGCTCCAGTTACAGAAGCAGGGATTTATAGTATCTCCAATGGATGGTATAACTCAGCCGACGCAAAACCATTGGGTGGATTTGAAATTTCAATCATAGGTAATATTACCGGATTTAAAAATAAAGGCGATAAAAAAGCTTTTACGCTCAATACAGCAGATTATGAAAACCTCACTTTTGTGGATGGCAGCACTTCTAAAGAAGTGGCAACTGCGTTAGGCGATATAGAAGGGGTAGATGTTGCTATTAACGCTACAATTGAGGGGCAGCAAGTAAGCACAGAATTTGAACTTCCATCTGGTCTGTCTTCGGAAGACCTAAACTTTGTTCCTTCAGGATATATTCAAGCTAGCGTGGGTTTAATCAAAGGAACTGAGGTCAAAGCTAGATTTTTACCCAAAATAAAAACGGATGATGTGTCTATTGGGCTTTATGGCTTTGGTATTCAACATGATTTTACAAAACATCTTCCAGCAGATAAATTGCTCCCAGTAGCCATTTCTGCAGTAATTGGTTATACTAATCTAAGTGGAGAATATGATTTTACTGATACCGGTGCTGTTAGTGGAGAAAATCAACGTATAGATGCACAATTTAGCTCTTGGAACTTTAGTGCGGTAGTCTCTACGCGTTTACCAGTAATTAACTTTTATGGTGGATTAAACTACATTACAGGAAAATCCGATATAGATATATTGGGAAGATATGAAATAGAAACTACCATTGGTGCTCCTATTGTATACAATGATCCATTTGCGATAAACAACAAAGTAAGTGGAGCTTCGGCCAATATTGGAACAAAACTAAAATTAGGCTTCTTTAGAATTAATGCCGATTACAACATTGCCGAGTTTAGCACCTTTACATTTGGAGTGAACTTTGGATTTAGATAG
- the secDF gene encoding protein translocase subunit SecDF, whose translation MQNKGLIKLFALLFGLVSIYQLSYTFIASKLEKDAETFAVNQITEAEEDYVAKREALEASYLDSIGSNPVLGYTSYDDAKKKELNKGLDLKGGINVTLQISVKDILKGLANNTKNPIFNKALADADNASKSSDNTYLELFFEAFDNIKGDAKLASPDIFANKGLSDVVNFQMTDDEVKPIIRTKIDESIVSAFEVLRERIDGFGVTQPNIQREGNSGRILVELPGARDIARAQELLSSTAQLEFWETYSQSNQSLGTFFVNANEKLKEILEPVETEEEISKPESEIDSLLSDVAQDSLDLTAQVNPLLGKLIPASPGSHAVARVLVTDTAEIGGYLRMREIKRLLPNDVQFTKFLWERSAKDSELAELYALKSNRDNTPRISGDVVSDAQDTFDQYNKAAVSMTMNTKGAKEWEKLTGDAFNNQTGIAIVLDNKVYTAPGVSTGPISGGRSEITGTFTVNETKDIANVLRAGKLPASAEIIQSEVVGPSLGQEAIDSGFMSFLIAMMFVLVWMVFYYGKAGIFADIALILNIVLIFGVLTSLGAVLTLPGIAGIVLTIGMSVDANVLIFERIKEELAKGKGKAQAVADGFSNALSSILDANITTGLTAIILFIFGSGPIKGFATTLLIGIVTSLFTAIFITRLLVDWYVSKKGRSLDFSTAITKNLFKNMKINFLSKRKIAYIISFILVGIGVFSLFTTGLQQGVDFVGGRSYQIRFEKAVNPSEIASELNTVFGSGTNVKTFGEANQIKVTTPYKVEVEGIEVDNEIQNKLYTSLQRYLPDGTSFEDFTVGASDQSIGILQSVKVGPTIADDIKNNAFLAIIGSLAVVFLYILLRFRKWQFSLGAVIAVFHDVMIVLGIFSLTGSIMPFNMEIDQAFIAAILTVIGYSLNDTVVVFDRIREIVNLKGWNNGDNINQALNSTLSRTLNTSLTTLIVLLAIFVFGGESLRGFMFAMIVGVVVGTYSSVFIATPIMFDALKKKIAGADE comes from the coding sequence ATGCAAAATAAAGGACTTATAAAGCTTTTCGCGCTCCTTTTTGGTTTGGTAAGTATTTATCAGCTTTCCTACACTTTCATCGCAAGTAAGTTGGAAAAGGATGCTGAAACATTTGCTGTTAACCAAATCACGGAAGCTGAAGAAGACTATGTAGCAAAGCGTGAGGCTTTAGAAGCATCATACTTAGACTCTATTGGTAGTAATCCAGTTTTGGGTTATACCAGTTATGATGATGCTAAGAAAAAAGAACTGAATAAAGGATTGGACCTTAAAGGAGGGATCAACGTGACCTTACAGATTTCTGTAAAAGATATATTGAAAGGTCTTGCAAACAATACCAAAAATCCAATTTTCAACAAAGCTTTGGCAGATGCGGACAATGCTTCTAAAAGTAGTGACAATACGTATTTGGAATTGTTTTTTGAAGCTTTTGACAATATAAAAGGGGACGCCAAATTAGCTTCACCTGATATTTTCGCAAATAAAGGATTAAGTGATGTTGTCAATTTTCAGATGACTGATGATGAGGTTAAACCTATCATTAGAACGAAGATTGATGAATCCATCGTTTCTGCTTTTGAGGTACTCCGTGAACGTATTGATGGTTTTGGAGTAACACAACCTAACATTCAGAGAGAAGGAAATTCTGGCCGTATATTAGTAGAGCTACCTGGAGCAAGGGATATTGCAAGAGCGCAAGAACTACTTTCCAGTACAGCTCAATTGGAGTTTTGGGAAACCTATTCTCAAAGCAACCAGAGCTTGGGAACCTTTTTTGTGAATGCAAATGAGAAGCTTAAGGAAATTTTAGAACCTGTTGAAACAGAAGAAGAAATCTCTAAACCAGAATCAGAAATTGATTCTTTATTATCAGATGTTGCCCAAGATTCTTTGGACTTAACAGCTCAGGTAAATCCATTATTGGGTAAATTAATTCCTGCTAGTCCGGGCAGTCATGCAGTTGCTAGAGTACTGGTTACGGATACTGCTGAAATAGGCGGATACCTTAGAATGCGAGAAATCAAAAGGCTGTTGCCAAATGATGTTCAGTTTACTAAGTTCCTTTGGGAGCGATCTGCCAAGGATTCTGAATTGGCAGAATTGTACGCATTAAAATCGAATAGGGACAATACTCCTAGAATAAGTGGAGATGTGGTTTCTGACGCACAAGATACTTTTGATCAGTATAATAAGGCGGCGGTAAGCATGACCATGAATACAAAAGGGGCTAAGGAATGGGAAAAGTTGACCGGCGACGCTTTCAACAACCAAACTGGTATTGCCATTGTCTTGGATAATAAAGTATATACTGCTCCCGGAGTTTCTACAGGACCAATATCTGGTGGTCGTTCAGAGATCACAGGAACGTTTACCGTAAATGAAACTAAAGATATTGCGAACGTATTACGAGCTGGTAAATTACCAGCTTCAGCAGAGATAATTCAATCAGAAGTTGTTGGTCCATCTTTAGGGCAAGAAGCTATTGATAGTGGTTTTATGTCTTTCTTGATAGCCATGATGTTTGTATTGGTTTGGATGGTTTTCTATTATGGAAAAGCTGGAATTTTTGCAGATATTGCTCTAATACTGAACATTGTATTAATTTTTGGAGTACTTACAAGCTTAGGTGCTGTATTAACTTTACCTGGTATTGCAGGTATTGTTTTGACCATTGGTATGTCTGTGGATGCGAACGTACTGATATTTGAGCGTATCAAAGAAGAATTGGCCAAGGGTAAAGGAAAAGCCCAAGCCGTTGCTGATGGTTTCAGTAATGCATTATCCTCTATTTTGGATGCGAATATTACAACAGGGCTTACGGCTATCATACTTTTTATATTTGGCTCAGGTCCAATTAAAGGATTTGCAACTACCTTATTAATAGGTATTGTTACTTCCTTGTTCACAGCTATTTTTATTACACGTTTGTTGGTGGATTGGTATGTTTCCAAAAAAGGAAGAAGCTTGGATTTTTCCACAGCAATAACCAAGAATCTGTTCAAGAATATGAAAATCAATTTCTTGAGCAAACGAAAAATCGCGTATATCATTTCTTTTATTTTAGTGGGTATAGGAGTATTTTCATTATTTACTACTGGATTGCAACAAGGCGTTGATTTTGTCGGGGGACGTTCTTACCAAATTCGTTTTGAAAAAGCCGTTAATCCATCTGAGATAGCTTCTGAATTGAATACTGTATTTGGTAGTGGAACCAATGTAAAAACTTTTGGTGAAGCCAATCAGATTAAGGTGACCACACCATACAAGGTAGAGGTTGAAGGTATTGAAGTGGATAATGAAATTCAAAATAAATTATATACGTCACTGCAGAGATACTTGCCAGATGGTACTTCTTTTGAAGACTTTACCGTAGGGGCATCAGATCAATCCATAGGTATATTGCAATCCGTAAAAGTTGGTCCTACCATTGCAGATGATATTAAGAACAATGCCTTTTTGGCCATTATTGGTTCTTTGGCCGTTGTATTCTTGTATATCTTATTACGATTTAGAAAATGGCAATTCTCTTTAGGAGCTGTTATTGCGGTATTCCATGATGTTATGATTGTATTGGGGATCTTCTCTTTAACAGGTAGTATTATGCCCTTTAATATGGAGATTGACCAAGCATTCATTGCGGCGATTCTTACCGTTATAGGATACTCCTTGAACGATACGGTGGTTGTATTTGACCGTATTAGGGAGATTGTGAACCTAAAAGGATGGAACAACGGAGATAACATTAATCAAGCATTAAATAGTACGTTGAGTCGTACGTTGAATACATCATTAACCACATTGATCGTGTTATTGGCCATCTTCGTCTTTGGTGGAGAGAGTCTAAGAGGATTTATGTTTGCGATGATTGTTGGTGTAGTTGTAGGTACATATTCTTCTGTATTTATTGCAACACCAATTATGTTTGATGCATTGAAAAAGAAAATAGCGGGAGCTGACGAATAG
- the gyrB gene encoding DNA topoisomerase (ATP-hydrolyzing) subunit B yields MSEEAKKNQYSADSIQALEGMEHVRMRPSMYIGDVGTRGLHHLVYEVVDNSIDEAMGGYCDTINVTINEDNSITTKDNGRGIPVGLHKKEGVSALEVVMTKIGAGGKFDKDSYKVSGGLHGVGVSCVNALSSHLKATVYREGKIWEQEYERGKTSYPVKSIGESKETGTVVTFVPDNTIFTQTTEYSYDTLANRMRELAYLNKGITITLTDKRNKDEKGEFVSETFHSKEGLKEFIRFLDSNREPLIQSVISMEGEKNGIPVEVAMVYNTGFTENLHSYVNNINTHEGGTHLSGFRRGLTSTLKKYADSSGMLDKLKFEIAGDDFREGLTAIVSVKVGEPQFEGQTKTKLGNREVTSAVSQAVSEMLTDYLEEHPDDAKVIVQKVVLAATARHAAAKAREMVQRKTVMSIGGLPGKLSDCSDQDPANCEVFLVEGDSAGGTAKQGRDRKFQAILPLRGKILNVEKAMQHKVFENEEIKNIYTALGVTIGTEDDSKALNLEKLRYHKVVIMCDADVDGSHIETLILTFFFRYMRELIEGGHVYIATPPLYLVKKGTKRRYAWNDEERDEIVESMNGAAGIQRYKGLGEMNAEQLWDTTMNPDFRTLRQVTIDNATETDRIFSMLMGDEVPPRREFIEKNAVYANIDV; encoded by the coding sequence ATGAGCGAAGAAGCTAAAAAAAACCAATATTCGGCAGATAGCATTCAGGCCCTAGAGGGGATGGAGCATGTGCGCATGCGACCTTCTATGTATATTGGAGATGTAGGTACAAGAGGATTGCATCATTTGGTATATGAAGTAGTGGATAATTCCATTGATGAGGCCATGGGTGGTTATTGTGATACTATTAATGTTACTATCAATGAAGATAATTCCATAACTACAAAAGACAACGGGCGAGGTATTCCCGTAGGCCTTCATAAGAAAGAAGGGGTTTCGGCATTGGAAGTTGTAATGACAAAGATTGGTGCTGGTGGTAAATTTGATAAAGATTCCTATAAAGTTTCTGGTGGTCTCCATGGGGTAGGGGTTTCTTGTGTAAATGCACTTTCTAGCCATTTAAAAGCAACAGTTTACAGAGAGGGTAAAATTTGGGAGCAAGAATACGAAAGAGGTAAAACATCATACCCTGTTAAAAGTATAGGTGAGAGCAAAGAAACAGGTACTGTTGTAACGTTTGTTCCTGATAATACCATTTTTACCCAGACCACAGAGTACAGTTATGATACCTTGGCAAATAGAATGCGTGAGCTGGCCTATTTGAATAAGGGTATTACAATTACGTTAACCGATAAGCGCAACAAGGATGAGAAGGGTGAATTTGTCTCCGAGACATTTCATTCCAAAGAAGGGCTAAAAGAATTTATCAGATTTTTAGATAGTAACAGAGAACCGTTGATACAAAGCGTCATCTCTATGGAAGGTGAGAAGAATGGAATTCCGGTTGAAGTGGCCATGGTCTACAATACAGGGTTTACGGAAAACCTTCATTCTTACGTAAACAATATTAATACCCATGAGGGAGGGACCCATTTGTCAGGTTTTAGAAGAGGATTAACATCCACTTTAAAGAAATATGCAGATAGTTCTGGAATGCTGGATAAGCTAAAATTTGAAATTGCTGGAGATGATTTCAGAGAAGGATTAACAGCAATTGTCTCAGTTAAGGTGGGTGAACCACAGTTTGAAGGCCAGACTAAGACTAAACTAGGTAACAGAGAGGTTACGAGTGCAGTAAGTCAGGCCGTTTCAGAAATGCTTACGGATTATTTGGAAGAACACCCAGACGACGCAAAAGTAATTGTTCAAAAAGTGGTTTTAGCAGCTACGGCAAGACACGCAGCTGCAAAGGCTAGGGAAATGGTCCAACGTAAAACGGTAATGAGTATTGGAGGTCTTCCAGGAAAACTATCAGATTGTTCAGATCAAGATCCAGCCAATTGCGAAGTGTTCTTGGTAGAGGGTGACTCTGCAGGTGGAACAGCCAAACAAGGAAGAGATAGAAAGTTTCAGGCAATATTGCCGTTACGAGGTAAAATCTTGAACGTTGAGAAAGCCATGCAGCATAAGGTTTTTGAAAATGAGGAGATTAAAAATATCTACACGGCACTCGGTGTTACCATAGGAACCGAAGATGATAGTAAAGCGTTGAATCTCGAAAAATTACGCTACCACAAAGTGGTAATCATGTGTGATGCGGATGTGGATGGTAGTCACATTGAGACGTTGATTCTTACATTCTTCTTCAGATATATGCGTGAATTGATAGAAGGAGGACATGTTTACATCGCTACCCCGCCATTATATCTGGTAAAAAAAGGTACTAAAAGAAGGTATGCTTGGAATGATGAGGAGCGTGATGAGATTGTAGAGTCTATGAATGGAGCAGCTGGTATACAACGTTACAAAGGTCTTGGTGAAATGAATGCAGAACAATTGTGGGACACTACAATGAATCCTGATTTTAGAACTTTACGACAAGTCACCATAGATAATGCAACAGAAACTGACCGTATTTTCTCCATGTTAATGGGGGATGAGGTGCCTCCAAGACGGGAATTTATAGAGAAAAATGCTGTCTATGCGAACATAGATGTATAG
- a CDS encoding DUF192 domain-containing protein, with the protein MRTLFTILFIPVLLLQSCKTESKKEIKTEAISFTKEGVLTILKQETDSILTHLDIEIAESEYETQTGLMYRESMQDNQGMLFIFPDVAMHSFYMKNTQIALDIIYIDENLKIASFQKNAQPFNETGLSSKVPVKYVLEINAGLSEKLELDIGDTISFTKE; encoded by the coding sequence ATGCGAACACTTTTTACAATCTTGTTTATTCCTGTTCTGTTATTGCAATCATGCAAGACAGAATCCAAAAAGGAAATAAAAACTGAGGCTATCAGCTTTACCAAAGAAGGGGTTCTTACCATTTTAAAACAAGAAACCGATTCTATATTAACCCACTTGGATATTGAAATTGCAGAATCTGAATATGAAACACAGACTGGATTAATGTATCGTGAATCCATGCAAGACAATCAAGGAATGCTATTTATTTTTCCTGATGTTGCCATGCACTCTTTTTATATGAAGAACACACAAATTGCTTTGGATATCATTTACATCGACGAGAATTTAAAAATTGCCAGTTTTCAGAAAAATGCCCAGCCTTTTAATGAAACTGGGCTTTCTTCCAAGGTTCCAGTAAAATATGTGCTAGAAATTAATGCAGGCCTTTCAGAAAAATTGGAATTGGATATTGGTGATACCATATCCTTCACTAAAGAATAG
- a CDS encoding N-acetyltransferase, translating to MRIVEAKVSDATYIALLARVTFTETFGHFFTDKTDLYQYLDQTFGVQKIRNSIEKPNNIFWLAYIDELPVGYAKLKLNSPSKFIVAENVCQLQKIYVLKDFLSKKVGHSLQNELLSRAAMSNSEKIWLSVLKTNARAINFYEKNDFEIVGDHDFQIGKENFKFQAMAKNLI from the coding sequence ATGCGAATAGTTGAAGCTAAAGTATCCGATGCAACTTATATAGCCCTTTTAGCCAGAGTTACCTTTACAGAAACGTTTGGTCATTTCTTTACCGATAAAACAGACTTGTACCAGTATTTGGATCAGACCTTTGGCGTTCAAAAAATTCGTAATAGCATTGAAAAACCGAACAATATTTTTTGGCTTGCTTATATTGATGAACTTCCTGTTGGATATGCTAAGTTAAAACTGAACTCCCCATCAAAATTTATTGTTGCGGAAAATGTGTGCCAACTTCAAAAAATATATGTCTTGAAAGATTTTCTATCCAAGAAAGTTGGTCACTCACTACAAAATGAACTGCTGAGTAGAGCAGCTATGAGCAACTCCGAAAAAATTTGGTTGTCAGTTCTAAAAACTAATGCTAGGGCTATCAATTTCTATGAAAAAAATGATTTTGAAATCGTTGGCGACCATGATTTCCAAATAGGAAAGGAAAATTTTAAGTTTCAAGCAATGGCCAAAAATTTAATTTAA
- a CDS encoding ATP-binding cassette domain-containing protein, which produces MSQTKNYAILINNKSQTKSLVQDLLRSSGIEEFKELHNKKGSLFSRSEIERFMDEEERHDTKIITRGISQSLKSMSSGEQKKALLRHLLEQKPDFLVLINPFDNLDIATQTNLKEQLSSISKNTSLVQLVSRSNDILPITTDFFKLDRNKLFSYVSPKTFWKQHKPTSIQFIETIPPPIEPSEVEDVQLINFVDVSVSFHGRQVLNNINWTINKGEFWQLIGPNGSGKTTLLSMITGDSHKGYGQDLTLFGQKKGSGESVWDLKNKIGYFTPAMTDKFRGYHTTENMVISGFYDSVGLYTRPSDQEKRLAIQWLKLLQLYDKRDAQFLELTNGEKRLVMTARAMVKHPPLLILDEPTAGLDDISAALFIALINKISQESETTIIFVSHRTEVGLKPQFDYILTMNKNGSTGKVTNHANS; this is translated from the coding sequence ATGAGTCAAACTAAAAACTACGCCATCCTCATCAACAATAAATCCCAAACCAAAAGTTTGGTGCAAGATTTATTAAGGAGCTCAGGTATTGAAGAATTTAAAGAACTACACAATAAAAAAGGGTCGCTTTTTTCAAGATCCGAGATTGAACGTTTCATGGATGAAGAAGAACGGCACGACACTAAAATTATAACGCGAGGAATTTCGCAATCTTTAAAGTCCATGAGCAGTGGAGAACAAAAAAAAGCCCTGCTTAGGCATTTGCTGGAGCAAAAACCCGATTTTTTAGTACTAATCAACCCCTTTGACAATCTAGACATTGCCACCCAAACCAATTTAAAAGAACAATTATCATCCATCTCCAAAAACACCAGTTTGGTGCAACTGGTAAGCCGTTCAAACGATATTTTACCAATAACCACGGACTTCTTCAAATTAGATAGAAATAAATTATTCTCTTATGTTTCGCCAAAAACATTCTGGAAACAGCACAAACCAACCTCCATTCAATTCATTGAAACAATTCCACCGCCAATTGAACCATCAGAAGTTGAGGATGTCCAGCTTATCAATTTCGTAGACGTATCCGTCAGTTTTCATGGGCGCCAAGTGCTGAACAACATCAATTGGACTATTAATAAAGGGGAATTCTGGCAGCTTATTGGGCCAAACGGTAGTGGAAAGACCACGCTACTATCCATGATTACAGGTGATAGTCACAAAGGATATGGACAAGATCTTACTTTGTTTGGCCAAAAAAAGGGAAGTGGAGAAAGTGTTTGGGATCTAAAAAACAAAATTGGGTATTTTACTCCGGCTATGACGGATAAATTTAGAGGGTACCATACCACAGAAAATATGGTTATTTCAGGGTTTTATGATTCGGTAGGACTTTATACCCGTCCATCTGATCAAGAAAAACGTTTGGCGATCCAATGGTTAAAGCTTTTACAACTCTATGACAAAAGAGATGCCCAGTTTCTGGAGCTGACCAACGGTGAGAAAAGATTGGTCATGACAGCAAGGGCAATGGTAAAACATCCCCCACTATTAATCTTAGATGAGCCTACCGCTGGATTAGATGATATCAGTGCAGCCTTGTTTATTGCTTTGATCAACAAAATTTCTCAAGAAAGTGAAACAACCATCATTTTTGTCTCCCACAGAACTGAGGTTGGATTAAAGCCACAATTTGATTACATTCTAACTATGAACAAAAATGGTTCCACCGGAAAAGTAACAAATCATGCGAATAGTTGA